The Edaphobacter flagellatus sequence GGATGACCGGATAATGAGGTCATGCAGCAAAAGGGCCAGGTGGCGGGAAACGTTCAGATCGTGCGTGAGTATGCGACGTTTCTACGCGTGGAGAAGGGCATGCGTCCGGCGACGTGTGAGGCGTATCAGCGAGATATCGAGCAGTTTGCGGAACATGTCGAGGGGCGCGATGGCTTGCTGGTGACGGCTCAACAGCAAGACGTGAGCGGTTTTATGGAAGGGCTGCGCGGACACGGTGTGGAGTCACGATCGATTGCGCGGAAACTTAGCGCCTTGAAGGGCTTTTATCGCTGGCTGTTGATGGACAAGCGGATTACGCATGATCCGACGGTGAATGTGGAGTCGCCATCGAGCTGGAAGATTCTGCCGAAGAGCCTTGCTGAGGGTGAGGTAGCGGAGATGTTGGAGCGTACGGGGGCTGCTGCTCATGTTGCAGATGCGGATGGCTTGTCGCTGCGCGATCACGCGATTCTGGAGCTGCTGTACGCAGGTGGGCTGCGTGTATCGGAGATATGCGGTCTTCATGTGGAAGACCTGCAGCTCGACTCCGGGCGTGCTCTGGTGCGGGGCAAGGGCGACAAGGAGAGGATTGTTCCTCTGGGCCGGTCTGCGGTCGAGGCGCTGGAGCAGTATCTGAAGCTGGGGCGTCCTGAGCTTGTGCATGGAGCGATGCAGCGGGCGCTGTTTCTGAGTGTGCGCGGCAAGCCGCTGACGCGGCAGTGGGTATGGGAGATGGTGAGGGCGGCAGCGCCGAGGAGCAGCAAGGCGAGTCCGCACAAATTGCGACATAGTTGCGCGACGCACATGGTGGAGCATGGCGCGGACCTGAGAAGTGTGCAGACTCTGTTGGGGCATGCAGACATTGCAACGACGCAGGTGTATACGCACGTGGCTCTGGGACGGTTGAAGCAGGTACATCGGATGCATCATCCGCGCGGCAAACGATATGGGGCGCGGGCGGCTGGAGAGTAACGAATGCGCGAAGGCGGCGAGTTCGTCCAACTGGCAGAACGGTTTCTGGCGATGCTCGCGAATGAGCGCGGCGCGTCGGAGCATACGGTGCGTGCGTACGGACGCGAGGTGCGGAGCTTTGCTGCCTATCTGTCGGATAGCCTGGGCGAAGGTGGACAGATGGTGCAGGTGGAGCATCTGCACATCCGAGCGTATCTTGGCGTGTTATATGAGCGTGGTCTGACGAAGGCGAGTGCGGCACGGGCACTGGCTGCGGTGCGGAGTTGGTTCAAGTGGCTGGCCAAAGAGGGTGTGGTGGAGCAGAATCCGGCGCTGCTGGTGAGCACGCCGAAGCTGCCGAAGCATCTGCCGCGTGTGCCGAGTGCGGAAGAGGTGAATCGCGTACTGAACTCACTGGAAGAGACTCCTTTGGCGGCAAAGAGCAAAAAAGCGAAAAAGGATTCTGATGACGGCGATGCCGTTGCGTGGCCGGAGCGCGACCGTGTGATCTTTGAGCTGCTGTATGGATGCGGCATTCGTAATTCAGAGCTGGTGGGCCTGAATGTGGATAGCGTGAAGTGGGGCGATGACGCCATCCTTGTTCGTGGTAAGGGGCGAAAGGAGAGGCTGGTTCCGTTGGGCGATGAGGCAGCGGTTGCGCTGCGTGCATATCTGCCAGCGCGCGAGGCTCGGCTGATAGCGGCTGGCAAGGGCGCGAAGGTACATGAAGGGCCTCTGTTGACGAACCTGCGTATGCGCGGGGATTGCAGGCTGACGACGCGCAGTGTGGGCAGGATTGTGAAGGCGATTGCTCTAAGCCGCGGGCTTCCGGCAGATGTTCATCCGCATACGCTGCGTCATGCTTTTGGCACGCACATGCTGGAAGAAGGGGCAGACCTTCGCGCAATTCAGGAGATGCTGGGACACGAGAGGCTGTCGACTACGCAGCGCTATACGCAGCTGACGGTGGGACAGGTTCAGAGGGTGTATGACGAGACGCATCCTCGCGCGAAGTAGGAGAAGAGGGTGCGACATCGATGGGCAGCGTCTTAGCCGTGGCGGCCGAATCAGACGCCGTCTGAGTTACGTGCGGGTCAAGTAGCGGGAAAAAGATAGAAAAGACGGTGCCATGATGCGCCGCATTCTGGCTGCTTCTGACTGCAATGCGGCCTTTGTGGCGGGAGATGATCTGCTGCGTGACCCAAAGGCCGAGGCCGGTTCCGGAGGAGCCTTTCGTGGTGTAGAAGGGCTCGAAGAGAAGACGGAGGGTCTGCGCGGACATTCCGCTTCCGGTGTCGGCGACGGTAAGGCGAATGCCTGAAATTCCGGTAGCGGGGTGAGTCGATGGGCGGATGCGAATCTGGAGATTTCCCTTTGGCTCCATGGAGTCGAGGGCGTTGCTGATGAGATTGACGAGAACCTGGCGCAGCTCACCCTGCTGGCAGAAGAGTGCTGGAGTTGGGCGGTAGCTGGTCTTGACGTTGATCTCGGCGAGGAGCAGACGGCCTGCGTGGAGCGAGATGGCGCTGTCGATAATCTCGTTCAACTGGGTCTTTGCCGGGCCATGCGTGCCGCGGAAGAAGCCGAGGGTCTGCGACGCAATCGTAGAAACGCGTACGAGCTCATGTTGCGCAAGCGTGAGGTATTCACGAGACTGCGGAGAGAGGTCCTCTTGCTGGAGGAGATAGAGCAGATTCGTGATGGCCTCCAGCGGATTATTGATCTCATGGGCAATGCTGGCGGCCATGCGTCCTGCAAGGGCGAGCTTGTCTGCGTTGCGGAGGGACTGTTCAGCCTGGCGTGCGCTGGTGATATCGCGCGCGACCTTGGAAGCGCCGATGATATTTCCGGCAGTGTCATAGATGGGCGAGACGGAAAGGGAGACGATGATCTCGGAGCCGTCTTTATGAAGACGCGTGGTTTCGTAGTGATCGACGAGCTGACCATGACGAATCTGTTCAAGGATCGAGGGAGTGTCTTTCGCGGTCTGGGAGCTGAGGATCGAGGTGGCGTTGCCGAGAATCTCGCCGGCTTTATAACCGAATATCCGTTCGGCGGCCTTATTCCAACTGGTGATGAGGCCTTCGAGGGTGCAGCTGTAAATGGCGTCGTCAGAGCTCTCGACGATGGCCGCAAGGAAAGAGGAGAGCTGACTTTTGGTCTTGAACGCTGCAACTTTTTGCGATGAGGCGACGGGCGTCGGCCTTTGAGACGTTTTGCGCGTTGACGGGTCCAGAGCAGGCACAGTAGGTAAAATCTTCCCCTTCTAATGAAAGTAGGATGCAGATTTTTCTGTAAAGGCTAGATGGAGGTTGAAATAGCGGAAATATTTTTGGCTTGAAAGGTTCCTATCTTGGAACTAGTAGCGGGGGACGGAGGGGTCAATGAAGCGGGACCAGCGGTCGATGCCTCCGGCAAGCGACTGGACATGGTCAAACCCCTGATTCCGGAGCCACATGGTGACCGAGAGGGAGCGGGCGCCGTGGTGGCAGAGCACGACGATGGGCTTATCTGGGTCGAGCTCCTGATGGGCGCGTGAAGTGATCTCTCCCATGGGCATAGAGATAGCGCCAGGCAGGCTGGCGGTGTGCACCTCCCAGGGTTCACGAACGTCTAACAGTAGGGGAGCATCTGGCAGTTGACGCAGAGCTGCATAGGCTTCAGCCGATATTTCAGGGTCAAGCATGTATTAAGAATAACTTGAGAGCGATTCGCTTTGTTTGCGGATGAGCTGTGGGGCGCATAAGAGCAGGGTTGCAGTCCAAATGAATGCAAGAAGATAGCGGGTTTGCGGATGAGGGTGTCTTGGAAGAGTCCCCTGGAGATTACACTTTAATGTGGGTAGGCATCTAAGGGAAAACCGGCCTTTCATTGATTTGGCTCCGTTGCAGCAAGAAAGCAGGAGAGGTGTTGGAAAAAGTTCTAATAGTCGAAGACGAGATTCATGCGCGTACCGGTCTGACCGAGCTGATCGAGAGCTGGGGATACACGGCAGAAGGCGCGGCAGATGGGGTAGAGGGGCTGGAGAAGGTAATCTCCTGGAAGCCCGCGATCGTGGTAACCGATCTGAAGATGCCCCGGATGGATGGGATGGAGCTGCTGGGCCGGATCGCCGAGCTTCCGGATCGTGTGGCCGTGGTGATGATGACGGCGCAGGGCTCGATTGAGTCGGCGGTCGAGGCCATGCGGCTGGGGGCGTATGACTACGTACCCAAGCCGGTAGAGCCGATGCGTCTGCGGACGATTCTGCAGAACGCAAGCCTGCAGCACGATACGGATATCGACACGGAGTTTGAGGCGAAGAAGCGCAGGCAGCGCGATACAGGCATGCTGGGTCCGCTGGTGGGTACGTCGCAGAAGATGAAGTCGATCTTCTCGCTGATTGAGCGTGTGGCTCCCTCGAATGTGAGCGTTCTGGTGACGGGCGAGAGCGGGACCGGCAAAGAGTTGGTAGCGCGGGCGCTGCATGAACTCAGCTCCCGGCGCAATAAGCCGTTTGTGGCAGTGAACTGCGCTGCGATTCCTGAAACTCTGATTGAGAGCGAGATCTTCGGTCACGAGAAGGGGGCCTTTACCGGCGCATTGGAGCGCAGGGCAGGGTGCTTTGAGCTGGCCGAAGAGGGAACTCTGCTGCTGGACGAGATTGGCGAAATGCCGGCGCCGACGCAGGCCAAGCTGCTGCGTGTGCTGGAGGACAGGAAGCTGCGCCGGTTGGGTAGCAAAATGGAGACGCCTGTGGATGTTCGCGTTGTTGCCGCGACGAATAAGGACCCCGAGGCTGCTGTGGCATCGGGCGAGTTACGCGGCGATCTGTACTACCGACTGAATGTCTTCAATATTCAGATGCCTCCGCTGCGCGATCACACCGAAGATATTGAAGCGATTGCCAAGAAGATGATCACCGACATGAACGATCGGCACAACTGCACGGTGACGGGGATCAAGGACAGCCTGCTGAAGAAGCTTGAGAGCTACATGTGGCCAGGCAATGTTCGCGAGCTTCGCAATACGATCGAGCGTGCGACGATTCTGGCAGGATCGGGACAGCTGGGCCTGGAGCATCTGCCACCTCATTTTGGGGAGCCGGGGTTTGCTCCGGTGCTGACGAAGAGCGGCCGTTTTGCGGTGCCGGAGAGTATCTCGGACAGTGGAACAGTGCGTTTGAGTGCAGTGGACAAGTATCTGGAGGACCAGAATACGGTTCGCGTCGAGGTTGGAACAACGGTGGATGAGGCGGAGCGTCAGCTGATTCTGAAGACGCTGATGTCGACCCACAACAACAAGACCAAGGCGGCAGAGATACTTGGAATCAGTTCGAAGACACTGCAGAACAAGCTGAAGGAATACTCGAATAATTCTGCTCTGGTGGAATAGCAATGCGCCTGAAGACGAAGCTGGTGGTATCGGCTACCGGGCTTACGTTTGCGATCGTAGTGGTGCTGTCGACTCTGTTTGTAGGTGAACTGCTGAGGCAGAGGATCGAACAGACGGCGGCCGCTAACGATGTGCTGGCGCATGAGGTTGTGCTGATGACGCGGCAGGCCGTAGAGACGGGCCTGCGCGCGAATCCGCCATCGAACCAAACCGAAGAGGCGCTGAACAATGCAGTCAAGGATGCGCTGCTGAACCATCTGCCGTTGAGCGACGTGATGAATGCGATTATTCGCTACTCGCCAACAGTGCAGGATGTGAGCGTCGTGGATGCGCATGGCACGATCCTCGTCAGCACGGACCCGGATACAGTGAATCAGCCAATAGGTTCGAGGAGCAGCCTGGAGAAGCTGCAGACCGGGAGCATCGCTTATCAGATACGACAGGTCTTCGGAAAGCCGCATGTCCTGGATACGGTGCAGACGCTGGACAGAAATCAGCAGCCGTTTCTGGTGGTTCATGTCGGCGTGCGTTCGACGTTTTTGAAGAATGCGTATGAGCCCTGGCTGCGTGCGGCGGCGTTGTTCGCATTGCTGGCGGCACTGGCGGCGATGATGTTTGCCGCCCTGCTGGCGAATCTGGCCCTACAACCGATTGAGCAGATTTCTAAGCAGCTGGAGAAGCTGGCTCCTACCGATAGCGAAAGTACGGCGCAGCCGTCTCCAAAGAGCGGAGACAGCGATGCGATGCTGCGTGTCTCGCAGACGATTGATCGTCTGGGCGAACAGATGCGTACGAAAGAGGCTGGCTACACGGCGCTGCAGGCCAACCTGAATCAGATGCTCGATACACTGCGCGACGGCGTGCTGATGTTTACGTCAGACCATCGCGCCGTGATGGTGTCGGATGCGGTCGCATATTTCCTGAATCGGTCAGAGGGCGAGCTCGTCGGCAAGCAGCTGGAGGAGATCTTCGAGCCAGATACTGCTCTGGGTGCAGCGGTGTTGAATGCTTTTGCCAGCGGCCATCAGGTGAGTGCAGAGACGGTGACGCTGGAAGACGATCGCCAGGTCCAGATTTCGCTGGACAGGATCGATGATGGTCTGGGCGGCGGCAATATGGGAACGCTGCTGACGCTGCGTGATATCGAGTCGATGATGCAGCTGGGACAGGAGCTGGAGATTGCCCGTCGTCTTGCTGCGATCGGAAGACTGACGGCCGGCGTGGGCCACGAGGTAAAGAACCCGATCAATGCGATGGTGGTGCATCTGGAGCTGCTGCGCAGCAAGCTGGCAGCTGCGGGGCCGGAGGTTTCTGGCGCACAGCGGCACGTGGATATTCTTGCCAACGAGATGCAGCGGTTGGATCGCGTGGTGCAGACGCTCGCAGATTTTTCGCGGCCGATGGAATTGACGCTGCGTGAGCAGGATCTGCGCAAAGTAATCAGCGGGGTTGTGGAGCTTGCTGCAGCCGAGATGCAGGAGAACGGGGTTCGTGTGGCCGTCGATACGCCACGCGAGCCATTGATGGTGCGCATCGATGCGGAGCTGGTGCGGCAGGCATTGTTGAATCTTCTGTTGAATGCGATGCAGGCGATGCCGGATGGCGGCACGGTACGCATTACAATCCATCGTGACCATCAATTTGCTGTCGTGGAGATAGCAGACGAAGGCGTCGGTATCGCGGCGGATGTTCTGCCGCGCATCTTTGAACTTTATTTCACAACCAAAGCGAAGGGCAGCGGCATCGGTCTGGCGCTGACTTACCGTATCCTTCAAATACACGGTGGCGCGTTGGATGTACGGTCCAATCCCGACCCTGCTGCACCGGATCGGGGAACGACGTTTACGCTGCGACTGCCGATGGCGGCAGGAACGTCAGCAGAGACACGGAAGGCCGCGACTGGAACCAGCCGCAGAGCCGTAGGAGAGCACGTTTAATGCAGCACGGCACGAAATTTCGAGGAATGCCAGCCATCGCGGTCTGCGCAGGCCTGTTGCTGGGAGTAACCGGCTGCCGTCATAAGACGGTGGCTCCGCCGTTGCCGCAGATTACCCAGCCGGTCAATCTGGATACGCCTGTCGATCCGGACAAGCCAAAGATGATTGAGCCTGTGGAAGTGAAACTGCCGCCGGTGCCGACAGCTTCGGCGATGGGGAAGATTAAGCGCGAGCGGCGTAAGAAGCCGCAGCAGATCGTGGTTGCGCCTCCACCGCCAGCTCCTACGGAGACGGCAGCAGCACCGGCTGTTGCGATTGGCGCATTGTCTTCAGGAGGCGATGCCAGCCCGAGAGCTGCGCAGGACGCGGCAGGTCTGATTGCAGCCAACGAGCGACGCCTGAATGCTCTTTCGGCACAAAAAGTGGAAGAGCAGAAGGCGCAGATCAGCAAGGTAAGAAATTTTCAGAAGCAGGCGCAGGATGCGTTGAGTTCAAACGATACCGAGGGCGCCAAGACTCTGGCGACGAAGGCGAAGCTGCTGCTGGACGATATCGAGAAGATGTAAAGTTTGCAAAACAGAAGCGGCAGAACATTTGTTCTGCCGCTTTCTTGTTGTGATCCATCTGGCATTTACGCGTCGGCGCCGTGACACTTCTTGAACTTCTTGCCCGAGCCGCACGGGCACGGATCGTTGCGTCCGACTTTGTCGCCGGTGACCCGCGGTGCGGTGCCGTTGCTTGCTGCAGAGACTGCCCCACCGGCAGCGTGTGCAAGGTCGAGCTCACGTTGCTTCTTGCGCTGGAACTCACGCTCTAACTCGTCGATGGTGGTTGAGGGTGCCCGGGTGGGGACGGGAATAGGCGCATGCTGCTGCGGCTCGGCAGGTTTTTCTGCTGGCGCCGATGCGGCAGGCAGCGTTTCGGCTGGAGGTGCGCCGCCGGGGAAGCCGGGAGGAAGCTGGTCGAGGCTTTCGATGGGATTGCCGTCCGGCCCGATGATCTGCATCCGGAAGAGATGACGAATGGTGTCTTCCTGGAAGCGGAGCATCATGGCCTCGAACATCTCGAAGGACTCTTTCTTGTAGGCGACGAGCGGATCCTGCTGGGCATAGCCGCGCAGGCCGATGCCTTCCTTGAGGTGATCCATCTGAAGGAGATGATCTTTCCAGAGGCCGTCGAGGACAGACAGCATGACGACGCGCTCGTGGTAGCGCATGGCCTGCGCACCAAGAATTTTTTCCTTGATCTCGTAACGGTTGCGCAGGTTCTCGAAGATCGCCTCGCCGAGCTCGTGGCGATTGAGGTTGGTGATGTCGAGCTCTTTCTCCAGATGCACGCCGACGAGGTCGTAGAGCTGCGAGAAAAGTGTCTCGGTCTTCCACTCTTCGGGGTGTGCCTTTTCGGGGGCATTCTCGTCGAGCACGTTGGAGAGGACGGTGGAGAGGTAGTCGTCGGTGATGAGCTGCTTCTGGTCGACGCCCTCCATGAGCTGCTTGCGTAGGCCGTAGACGGCCTCGCGCTGCTTGTTCATGACGTCGTCGTACTCGAGGACGTGTTTGCGGGATTCGAAGTTCTGCGTCTCGACGGCTTTTTGCGCGGCTTCGATGCGACGGGAGATCATGCCGCTCTCGATGGGCACACCTTCTTCCATGCCGAGGCGCTGGAGCAGGGTGGAGACCCACTCGCGCGCGAAGATGCGCATGAGGTCATCTTCGAGCGAGAGATAGAAGCGTGACGCACCGGGGTCGCCCTGACGGCCGGCGCGTCCGCGCAGCTGATTATCGACGCGGCGGGACTCGTGGCGTTCGGTGCCGATAATATGCAGGCCACCGGCGGCGATGACAGCGTCGTGCTCCTTCTGCGCCGCTGCGGAGTGTGCGGCGACGGCGGCGTCCCAGGCTTCCTGTGTCGTCTCGAACTCTTGCGACTGATAGTAGAAGCGGAACATGCCGGGGCCGGCGACGGGGGAGATGGCTCCCTCGGCGGCCGAGACGGCGCGTGCCTGCGACTTGCGTACGAGGTCCTGACGGGCCATGAAGTCGGCGTTGCCGCCGAGCAGAATATCGGTACCGCGGCCGGCCATGTTGGTGGCGATCGTGACCATGCCGAGGCGTCCCGCCTGTGCAACGATCTCGGCTTCCTTCTCATGGAACTTGGCGTTCAATACGACGTGGCGGACGCCCTTACGCTTGAGAATCTCAGACAGCAGCTCGGATTTTTCGATGCTGGTGGTTCCGACGAGAACCGGCTGACGCGCTTCGTGCAGACGGGCGATCTCGTCGGCGACGGCGAAGTATTTTTCTTTCGCGGTGCGGTAGACGACGTCGGGGTTCTCGATCCGAAGCATTGGACGGTTGGTCGGGATGACGACGATGTCGAGCTTATAGATCTTGTCGAACTCGGCAGCTTCCGTCTCAGCAGTGCCGGTCATGCCGCTGAGTTTTTTGTACATA is a genomic window containing:
- a CDS encoding site-specific tyrosine recombinase; protein product: MQQKGQVAGNVQIVREYATFLRVEKGMRPATCEAYQRDIEQFAEHVEGRDGLLVTAQQQDVSGFMEGLRGHGVESRSIARKLSALKGFYRWLLMDKRITHDPTVNVESPSSWKILPKSLAEGEVAEMLERTGAAAHVADADGLSLRDHAILELLYAGGLRVSEICGLHVEDLQLDSGRALVRGKGDKERIVPLGRSAVEALEQYLKLGRPELVHGAMQRALFLSVRGKPLTRQWVWEMVRAAAPRSSKASPHKLRHSCATHMVEHGADLRSVQTLLGHADIATTQVYTHVALGRLKQVHRMHHPRGKRYGARAAGE
- a CDS encoding tyrosine-type recombinase/integrase — protein: MREGGEFVQLAERFLAMLANERGASEHTVRAYGREVRSFAAYLSDSLGEGGQMVQVEHLHIRAYLGVLYERGLTKASAARALAAVRSWFKWLAKEGVVEQNPALLVSTPKLPKHLPRVPSAEEVNRVLNSLEETPLAAKSKKAKKDSDDGDAVAWPERDRVIFELLYGCGIRNSELVGLNVDSVKWGDDAILVRGKGRKERLVPLGDEAAVALRAYLPAREARLIAAGKGAKVHEGPLLTNLRMRGDCRLTTRSVGRIVKAIALSRGLPADVHPHTLRHAFGTHMLEEGADLRAIQEMLGHERLSTTQRYTQLTVGQVQRVYDETHPRAK
- a CDS encoding two-component system sensor histidine kinase NtrB, giving the protein MPALDPSTRKTSQRPTPVASSQKVAAFKTKSQLSSFLAAIVESSDDAIYSCTLEGLITSWNKAAERIFGYKAGEILGNATSILSSQTAKDTPSILEQIRHGQLVDHYETTRLHKDGSEIIVSLSVSPIYDTAGNIIGASKVARDITSARQAEQSLRNADKLALAGRMAASIAHEINNPLEAITNLLYLLQQEDLSPQSREYLTLAQHELVRVSTIASQTLGFFRGTHGPAKTQLNEIIDSAISLHAGRLLLAEINVKTSYRPTPALFCQQGELRQVLVNLISNALDSMEPKGNLQIRIRPSTHPATGISGIRLTVADTGSGMSAQTLRLLFEPFYTTKGSSGTGLGLWVTQQIISRHKGRIAVRSSQNAAHHGTVFSIFFPLLDPHVTQTASDSAATAKTLPIDVAPSSPTSREDASRHTPSEPVPPSAAYSAA
- a CDS encoding rhodanese-like domain-containing protein, which encodes MLDPEISAEAYAALRQLPDAPLLLDVREPWEVHTASLPGAISMPMGEITSRAHQELDPDKPIVVLCHHGARSLSVTMWLRNQGFDHVQSLAGGIDRWSRFIDPSVPRY
- a CDS encoding sigma-54-dependent transcriptional regulator — protein: MLEKVLIVEDEIHARTGLTELIESWGYTAEGAADGVEGLEKVISWKPAIVVTDLKMPRMDGMELLGRIAELPDRVAVVMMTAQGSIESAVEAMRLGAYDYVPKPVEPMRLRTILQNASLQHDTDIDTEFEAKKRRQRDTGMLGPLVGTSQKMKSIFSLIERVAPSNVSVLVTGESGTGKELVARALHELSSRRNKPFVAVNCAAIPETLIESEIFGHEKGAFTGALERRAGCFELAEEGTLLLDEIGEMPAPTQAKLLRVLEDRKLRRLGSKMETPVDVRVVAATNKDPEAAVASGELRGDLYYRLNVFNIQMPPLRDHTEDIEAIAKKMITDMNDRHNCTVTGIKDSLLKKLESYMWPGNVRELRNTIERATILAGSGQLGLEHLPPHFGEPGFAPVLTKSGRFAVPESISDSGTVRLSAVDKYLEDQNTVRVEVGTTVDEAERQLILKTLMSTHNNKTKAAEILGISSKTLQNKLKEYSNNSALVE
- a CDS encoding sensor histidine kinase, which produces MRLKTKLVVSATGLTFAIVVVLSTLFVGELLRQRIEQTAAANDVLAHEVVLMTRQAVETGLRANPPSNQTEEALNNAVKDALLNHLPLSDVMNAIIRYSPTVQDVSVVDAHGTILVSTDPDTVNQPIGSRSSLEKLQTGSIAYQIRQVFGKPHVLDTVQTLDRNQQPFLVVHVGVRSTFLKNAYEPWLRAAALFALLAALAAMMFAALLANLALQPIEQISKQLEKLAPTDSESTAQPSPKSGDSDAMLRVSQTIDRLGEQMRTKEAGYTALQANLNQMLDTLRDGVLMFTSDHRAVMVSDAVAYFLNRSEGELVGKQLEEIFEPDTALGAAVLNAFASGHQVSAETVTLEDDRQVQISLDRIDDGLGGGNMGTLLTLRDIESMMQLGQELEIARRLAAIGRLTAGVGHEVKNPINAMVVHLELLRSKLAAAGPEVSGAQRHVDILANEMQRLDRVVQTLADFSRPMELTLREQDLRKVISGVVELAAAEMQENGVRVAVDTPREPLMVRIDAELVRQALLNLLLNAMQAMPDGGTVRITIHRDHQFAVVEIADEGVGIAADVLPRIFELYFTTKAKGSGIGLALTYRILQIHGGALDVRSNPDPAAPDRGTTFTLRLPMAAGTSAETRKAATGTSRRAVGEHV
- the secA gene encoding preprotein translocase subunit SecA; the protein is MFNSVIAKVFGTSNERAVKRLMPIIAQINALEPSMQALSDEQLRDKTAEFRERIRKAVEAAGGSYGGRSNGNVTSTETPDEDSRKETQDAVYAAEKAALDEILPEAFAVVREAGRRVVHMRHFDVQLIGGTVLHSGKIAEMKTGEGKTLVATLPCYLNALAGRGVHVVTVNDYLAKRDAEWMGKIYGFLGLSVGVIVHDLDDAQRRAAYAADITYGTNNEFGFDYLRDNMKFEIADQVQRGHYYCIVDEVDSILIDEARTPLIISGPTDQTTDKYARVNVIIPQLEPGELIETLETKTWTGDYVVDEKTRAVTVTDEGWEKIEKLLGIGNIADPENWDLKHHVEVAIKAHSLYKRDVEYVVKDGEVIIVDEFTGRLMPGRRWSDGLHQAVEAKEGVSIRKEDQTLATITFQNYFRMYKKLSGMTGTAETEAAEFDKIYKLDIVVIPTNRPMLRIENPDVVYRTAKEKYFAVADEIARLHEARQPVLVGTTSIEKSELLSEILKRKGVRHVVLNAKFHEKEAEIVAQAGRLGMVTIATNMAGRGTDILLGGNADFMARQDLVRKSQARAVSAAEGAISPVAGPGMFRFYYQSQEFETTQEAWDAAVAAHSAAAQKEHDAVIAAGGLHIIGTERHESRRVDNQLRGRAGRQGDPGASRFYLSLEDDLMRIFAREWVSTLLQRLGMEEGVPIESGMISRRIEAAQKAVETQNFESRKHVLEYDDVMNKQREAVYGLRKQLMEGVDQKQLITDDYLSTVLSNVLDENAPEKAHPEEWKTETLFSQLYDLVGVHLEKELDITNLNRHELGEAIFENLRNRYEIKEKILGAQAMRYHERVVMLSVLDGLWKDHLLQMDHLKEGIGLRGYAQQDPLVAYKKESFEMFEAMMLRFQEDTIRHLFRMQIIGPDGNPIESLDQLPPGFPGGAPPAETLPAASAPAEKPAEPQQHAPIPVPTRAPSTTIDELEREFQRKKQRELDLAHAAGGAVSAASNGTAPRVTGDKVGRNDPCPCGSGKKFKKCHGADA